One genomic window of Cellulophaga sp. Hel_I_12 includes the following:
- a CDS encoding M1 family metallopeptidase, which translates to MKKVFLSFLMAISGVAVSAQNTSYWQQHVDYSMDVNMDVKTYQYTGTQTLVYTNNSPEQLNRVYYHLYFNAFQPGSEMDVRLQTIADPDKRMMDGDKSRIATLSPDEIGYLKVNSLSQNGTPVTFSEEGTVLVVTLAEPIPAGGKATFEMNFKGQVPLQIRRSGRNSSEGVALSMSQWYPKMAEYDFEGWHADPYIAREFHGVWGNFDVKLTIDKEYTVGGTGYLQNPQEIGHGYEAAGTKIAKQKGKTLTWHFKAPMVHDFMWAADPEYVHDKLQVENGPMLHFFYKNKPEIAENWKNLQPKTAEMMDFFGKNIGKYPYEQYSVIQGGDGGMEYAMGTLITGERKFGSLVGVTAHELAHSWFQHILATNEAKYEWMDEGFTSFISGLYMNEYMGEKKANPFEGSYRGYYYLVNSGKEQPQTTHADRYAENTPYSIAAYSKGSIFLSQLGYVIGQDKLMETIKKYFEDFKFKHPTPNDIKRSAEKVSGMELEWYLNDWTRTTNTIDYGIKTVSADGETTKITLERIGQMPMPIDVLVVYEDGTQETFYAPLRMMRGEKDNPYPNLERTVLQDWPWTNPTYEMVLQKPLAAIKGIMIDPSQLMADVNAENNTWQQE; encoded by the coding sequence ATGAAAAAAGTATTTCTATCGTTTTTAATGGCCATTTCAGGTGTTGCTGTTTCAGCACAAAACACGAGTTATTGGCAACAGCATGTTGACTATTCCATGGATGTAAACATGGATGTGAAAACTTACCAGTATACAGGGACACAAACACTGGTCTATACCAACAATTCTCCCGAACAATTAAATAGGGTGTATTATCATTTGTATTTTAACGCTTTTCAACCAGGTAGCGAAATGGATGTGCGTTTACAGACTATCGCAGACCCAGATAAAAGAATGATGGATGGTGATAAAAGTAGAATTGCGACTTTAAGCCCAGACGAAATAGGGTATTTAAAGGTTAATTCACTTTCGCAAAACGGAACGCCAGTTACTTTTAGTGAAGAAGGTACTGTTTTAGTGGTCACATTAGCCGAACCTATTCCTGCAGGAGGTAAAGCTACTTTCGAGATGAATTTTAAAGGGCAAGTACCTTTACAAATTAGACGATCGGGTCGTAATAGCTCAGAAGGTGTAGCACTTTCTATGAGCCAGTGGTATCCAAAAATGGCAGAATATGATTTCGAAGGCTGGCATGCGGATCCTTACATCGCAAGGGAATTTCATGGTGTTTGGGGTAATTTTGATGTAAAATTAACGATCGATAAAGAGTATACCGTTGGGGGAACAGGCTATTTACAAAATCCACAAGAAATAGGCCACGGCTATGAAGCTGCAGGCACTAAAATAGCAAAGCAAAAAGGGAAAACCCTTACTTGGCATTTTAAAGCGCCTATGGTACACGACTTTATGTGGGCTGCTGATCCAGAATATGTACACGATAAACTACAAGTAGAAAATGGACCTATGCTTCATTTTTTCTATAAAAACAAGCCAGAAATTGCAGAAAATTGGAAAAATCTACAGCCAAAAACAGCTGAGATGATGGATTTTTTCGGCAAAAACATCGGCAAATATCCTTACGAGCAGTATTCGGTGATTCAAGGGGGTGATGGTGGAATGGAGTATGCTATGGGAACTTTAATTACTGGCGAGCGTAAGTTTGGTAGTTTGGTAGGTGTTACCGCTCATGAATTAGCACATTCTTGGTTTCAGCATATTTTAGCGACCAACGAAGCTAAGTACGAATGGATGGACGAAGGCTTTACCTCTTTTATATCTGGTTTATACATGAACGAATATATGGGTGAGAAAAAAGCGAATCCTTTTGAAGGTTCCTATAGAGGCTATTATTATTTAGTAAACTCCGGAAAAGAACAACCACAAACCACACACGCGGATCGTTACGCAGAAAATACGCCGTATAGTATTGCGGCCTACAGTAAAGGATCTATCTTTTTATCACAATTGGGCTATGTGATTGGTCAAGATAAATTAATGGAAACCATTAAAAAATATTTCGAAGACTTCAAATTTAAACACCCAACGCCAAACGATATCAAAAGAAGTGCTGAAAAGGTTTCAGGTATGGAGTTAGAATGGTATTTAAACGATTGGACACGAACTACAAACACCATCGATTACGGGATTAAAACGGTGAGCGCTGATGGTGAAACTACCAAGATTACATTAGAACGTATTGGGCAAATGCCGATGCCTATTGATGTATTAGTGGTGTATGAAGATGGCACTCAAGAAACATTCTATGCACCGCTACGAATGATGCGCGGTGAAAAAGATAACCCGTATCCTAATTTAGAACGCACAGTATTACAAGACTGGCCTTGGACCAACCCAACCTATGAGATGGTCCTTCAAAAGCCCTTAGCGGCTATAAAAGGAATCATGATTGATCCTTCGCAATTAATGGCTGATGTAAATGCAGAAAACAATACCTGGCAGCAGGAGTAA